One region of Populus trichocarpa isolate Nisqually-1 chromosome 4, P.trichocarpa_v4.1, whole genome shotgun sequence genomic DNA includes:
- the LOC18097528 gene encoding probable metal-nicotianamine transporter YSL5 isoform X1, producing the protein MDHNGRDDDRKKEDKKEEENGLSVERVFENQEVPSWRNQLTLRAFVVSFVLSILFSFIVMKLNLTTGIIPSLNVSAGLLGFFFIKTWTKFVERSGLLKQPFTRQENTVIQTCVVASSGIAFSGGFGSYLFGMSEAVAKQSTEHTDAFKNPSLSWMIGFLFVVSFLGLFSVVPLRKVMIVDFKLTYPSGTATAHLINSFHTPAGAKLAKKQVKVLGKFFSFSFLWGVFQWFYTAGDGCGFASFPSLGLKAYENQFFFDFSATYVGVGMICPYIINVSVLLGGILSWGLMWPLIDTKKGDWYPADLEASSLHGLQGYKVFIAIALILGDGLYNFFKVLSRTLAALFFQLRVRNATSNLPIADRSSPESSKISYDEQQRTRLFLKDQIPTWFSIAGYVAIAAISTATLPHIFHELKWYYILVIYIFAPTLAFCNAYGCGLTDWSLASTYGKLAIFVIGAWAGASHGGVLAGLAACGVMMNIVSTASDLSQDFKTGYLTLSSPRSMFVSQLIGTAMGCIISPSVFWLFFKAFKDLGTTGSQYPAPYATVYRNMAILGVEGFSALPKNCLYLCYGFFGAAILINLIKDALGKKWARFIPNPMAMAIPFYIGSYFAIDMCLGSLILFIWEKIDKVKADAFGPAVASGLICGDGIWTLPSSILALAGVKPPICMKFLSRGTNSKVDAFLGS; encoded by the exons atggatcaCAATGGAAGAGATGATGATCGCAAAAAGGAGGAcaagaaagaggaagaaaatggGTTGTCAGTGGAAAGGGTATTTGAGAATCAAGAAGTGCCTTCATGGAGGAATCAGCTGACATTGAGGGCCTTTGTGGTCAGCTTTGTGTTGAGTATTTTGTTCAGCTTCATAGTTATGAAGCTCAATCTTACAACTGGTATCATACCTTCCCTCAATGTCTCTGCTGGTCTTTTGGGGTTCTTTTTCATCAAGACCTGGACAAAGTTTGTTGAAAGGTCTGGCCTTTTGAAGCAACCCTTTACCAGGCAAGAGAACACTGTTATCCAGACTTGTGTGGTTGCCTCCTCTGGCATTGCCTTTAGTG GAGGCTTTGGGAGCTACCTGTTTGGAATGAGTGAAGCTGTGGCCAAACAATCAACAGAACATACTGATGCCTTTAAAAATCCATCCCTTTCTTGGATGATTGGCTTTCTGTTTGTTGTCAGCTTTCTTGGACTCTTTTCAGTGGTGCCTCTCCGGAAG GTCATGATTGTTGACTTCAAATTGACATATCCAAGTGGCACTGCGACTGCTCATCTCATCAACAGCTTTCACACTCCTGCAGGAGCCAAGCTAGCAAA GAAACAAGTGAAGGTCTTGGGCAAGTTCTTCTCATTCAGCTTCTTGTGGGGTGTCTTTCAATGGTTCTATACTGCAGGAGATGGTTGTGGATTTGCTAGCTTTCCCTCACTTGGGCTTAAAGCATATGAAAACCA ATTCTTCTTTGATTTCTCAGCAACATATGTTGGAGTTGGAATGATTTGCCCATACATCATAAACGTATCAGTATTGCTTGGAGGAATTCTTTCGTGGGGTCTCATGTGGCCTCTGATAGATACAAAAAAGGGTGATTGGTATCCAGCAGACCTCGAAGCATCCAGCCTGCATGGCCTCCAAGGTTACAAG GTATTTATTGCCATTGCCTTGATCTTGGGTGATGGTCTGTACAACTTCTTCAAGGTGCTAAGCCGAACGCTTGCTGCCTTGTTTTTTCAACTTCGAGTGAGAAATGCAACCAGTAATCTCCCTATTGCTGACCGTTCCTCTCCCGAGAGCTCCAAGATCTCCTATGATGAGCAACAACGAACCCGACTCTTTCTGAAAGATCAAATCCCAACATGGTTTTCTATTGCAGGCTATGTCGCGATTGCTGCCATCTCTACCGCCACACTTCCACATATTTTTCATGAACTCAAATGGTATTACATACTGGTCATCTACATCTTTGCCCCAACCCTGGCATTTTGTAATGCTTATGGATGTGGCCTCACTGATTGGTCCCTTGCATCAACCTATGGGAAGCTTGCTATTTTTGTAATTGGGGCATGGGCTGGTGCCTCACATGGTGGAGTTCTTGCAGGTCTAGCTGCCTGTGGAGTCATGATGAATATAGTCTCCACGGCTTCTGACCTCTCTCAAGATTTCAAGACTGGTTATCTAACCTTGTCCTCACCACGGTCTATGTTTGTGAGCCAACTGATTGGCACTGCAATGGGTTGCATAATTTCCCCTAGCGTCTTTTGGCTCTTTTTCAAGGCCTTCAAGGATCTTGGGACTACTGGAAGTCAATACCCTGCTCCTTATGCTACTGTGTATCGAAACATGGCTATATTGGGGGTAGAAGGCTTCTCGGCTCTACCAAAGAATTGCCTCTATCTTTGTTATGGATTCTTTGGTGCAGCTATTCTGATAAATTTGATCAAGGATGCATTGGGTAAGAAATGGGCTAGGTTCATTCCCAATCCAATGGCAATGGCTATACCTTTCTATATTGGCTCATACTTTGCCATCGACATGTGTCTGGGAAGCTTGATTCTATTTATTTGGGAAAAGATTGACAAGGTGAAGGCAGATGCTTTTGGGCCAGCAGTGGCTTCTGGTTTGATTTGTGGAGATGGGATATGGACTTTGCCTAGTTCAATACTTGCTCTAGCAGGTGTAAAACCACCCATTTGCATGAAGTTTTTGTCAAGGGGAACAAATAGCAAGGTTGATGCATTCTTAGGGTCATAA
- the LOC18097528 gene encoding probable metal-nicotianamine transporter YSL7 isoform X2, with protein sequence MSEAVAKQSTEHTDAFKNPSLSWMIGFLFVVSFLGLFSVVPLRKVMIVDFKLTYPSGTATAHLINSFHTPAGAKLAKKQVKVLGKFFSFSFLWGVFQWFYTAGDGCGFASFPSLGLKAYENQFFFDFSATYVGVGMICPYIINVSVLLGGILSWGLMWPLIDTKKGDWYPADLEASSLHGLQGYKVFIAIALILGDGLYNFFKVLSRTLAALFFQLRVRNATSNLPIADRSSPESSKISYDEQQRTRLFLKDQIPTWFSIAGYVAIAAISTATLPHIFHELKWYYILVIYIFAPTLAFCNAYGCGLTDWSLASTYGKLAIFVIGAWAGASHGGVLAGLAACGVMMNIVSTASDLSQDFKTGYLTLSSPRSMFVSQLIGTAMGCIISPSVFWLFFKAFKDLGTTGSQYPAPYATVYRNMAILGVEGFSALPKNCLYLCYGFFGAAILINLIKDALGKKWARFIPNPMAMAIPFYIGSYFAIDMCLGSLILFIWEKIDKVKADAFGPAVASGLICGDGIWTLPSSILALAGVKPPICMKFLSRGTNSKVDAFLGS encoded by the exons ATGAGTGAAGCTGTGGCCAAACAATCAACAGAACATACTGATGCCTTTAAAAATCCATCCCTTTCTTGGATGATTGGCTTTCTGTTTGTTGTCAGCTTTCTTGGACTCTTTTCAGTGGTGCCTCTCCGGAAG GTCATGATTGTTGACTTCAAATTGACATATCCAAGTGGCACTGCGACTGCTCATCTCATCAACAGCTTTCACACTCCTGCAGGAGCCAAGCTAGCAAA GAAACAAGTGAAGGTCTTGGGCAAGTTCTTCTCATTCAGCTTCTTGTGGGGTGTCTTTCAATGGTTCTATACTGCAGGAGATGGTTGTGGATTTGCTAGCTTTCCCTCACTTGGGCTTAAAGCATATGAAAACCA ATTCTTCTTTGATTTCTCAGCAACATATGTTGGAGTTGGAATGATTTGCCCATACATCATAAACGTATCAGTATTGCTTGGAGGAATTCTTTCGTGGGGTCTCATGTGGCCTCTGATAGATACAAAAAAGGGTGATTGGTATCCAGCAGACCTCGAAGCATCCAGCCTGCATGGCCTCCAAGGTTACAAG GTATTTATTGCCATTGCCTTGATCTTGGGTGATGGTCTGTACAACTTCTTCAAGGTGCTAAGCCGAACGCTTGCTGCCTTGTTTTTTCAACTTCGAGTGAGAAATGCAACCAGTAATCTCCCTATTGCTGACCGTTCCTCTCCCGAGAGCTCCAAGATCTCCTATGATGAGCAACAACGAACCCGACTCTTTCTGAAAGATCAAATCCCAACATGGTTTTCTATTGCAGGCTATGTCGCGATTGCTGCCATCTCTACCGCCACACTTCCACATATTTTTCATGAACTCAAATGGTATTACATACTGGTCATCTACATCTTTGCCCCAACCCTGGCATTTTGTAATGCTTATGGATGTGGCCTCACTGATTGGTCCCTTGCATCAACCTATGGGAAGCTTGCTATTTTTGTAATTGGGGCATGGGCTGGTGCCTCACATGGTGGAGTTCTTGCAGGTCTAGCTGCCTGTGGAGTCATGATGAATATAGTCTCCACGGCTTCTGACCTCTCTCAAGATTTCAAGACTGGTTATCTAACCTTGTCCTCACCACGGTCTATGTTTGTGAGCCAACTGATTGGCACTGCAATGGGTTGCATAATTTCCCCTAGCGTCTTTTGGCTCTTTTTCAAGGCCTTCAAGGATCTTGGGACTACTGGAAGTCAATACCCTGCTCCTTATGCTACTGTGTATCGAAACATGGCTATATTGGGGGTAGAAGGCTTCTCGGCTCTACCAAAGAATTGCCTCTATCTTTGTTATGGATTCTTTGGTGCAGCTATTCTGATAAATTTGATCAAGGATGCATTGGGTAAGAAATGGGCTAGGTTCATTCCCAATCCAATGGCAATGGCTATACCTTTCTATATTGGCTCATACTTTGCCATCGACATGTGTCTGGGAAGCTTGATTCTATTTATTTGGGAAAAGATTGACAAGGTGAAGGCAGATGCTTTTGGGCCAGCAGTGGCTTCTGGTTTGATTTGTGGAGATGGGATATGGACTTTGCCTAGTTCAATACTTGCTCTAGCAGGTGTAAAACCACCCATTTGCATGAAGTTTTTGTCAAGGGGAACAAATAGCAAGGTTGATGCATTCTTAGGGTCATAA
- the LOC7494364 gene encoding probable metal-nicotianamine transporter YSL7: MDQNGREEKVENGLDMEIADDDNNKYKKPEGEEEGEESVERIFAKQEVPSWRNQLTWRAFGVSFILSVLFSFIVMKLNLTAGIIPSLNVSAGLLGFFFVKTWTRFLENCGLLKQPFTRQENTVIQTCVVASSGIAFSGGFGSYLFGMSGRIAQESADQPSAKDIKDPALGWIIGFLFVVSFLGLFSVVPLRKIMVIDFKLTYPSGTATAHLINSFHTPEGAKLAKKQVRALGKFFSFSFLWGFFQWFFKAEDNCGFANFPTFGLKAYDNMFFFDFSATYVGVGMICPYIINASVLLGGILSWGLMWPLIETRKNDWYSAELSPKSLHGLQGYKVFISIAMILGDGLYNFCKVLSRTLIGLFIQLQGKDPKMALPVDGSPPPKTLTVSYDDQRRTQLFLKDQIPTWFAVAGYVVIAAVSTATLPHIFPQLKWYYILVIYACAPTLAFCNAYGCGLTDWSLASTYGKLAIFTIGAWAGAAHGGVLAGLAACGVMMNIVSTASDLMQDFKTGYLTLASPKSMFVSQVIGTAMGCVISPCVFWLFYKAFDDLGLPGSQYPAPYAVVYRNMAILGVEGFSSLPKNCLKLCYIFFCGAILINIFKDVMERKCKKFAKFIPLPMAMAIPFYIGPYFAIDMCVGSLILYVWGRINKAKADAFAPAVASGLICGDGIWTLPSSILALAGVKAPICMRFFSRATSTRIDNFIGS; the protein is encoded by the exons ATGGATCAAAATGGAAGGGAAGAGAAAGTAGAGAATGGTTTAGATATGGAAATTGCAGatgatgataacaacaaatacaAGAAACCAGAAGGAGAGGAAGAAGGAGAGGAATCAGTGGAGAGGATATTTGCAAAACAAGAAGTGCCATCATGGAGAAATCAGCTGACATGGAGGGCCTTTGGGGTGAGCTTTATACTGAGCGTATTGTTCAGCTTTATAGTGATGAAGCTGAACCTCACAGCAGGAATTATTCCTTCCCTTAATGTCTCTGCTGGCCTCTTGGGGTTTTTCTTTGTGAAGACATGGACAAGGTTCCTGGAAAATTGTGGCCTCTTGAAGCAACCATTTACCAGACAAGAGAACACTGTCATCCAGACATGTGTTGTGGCCTCCTCTGGCATCGCCTTTAGCG GAGGATTTGGAAGTTACCTGTTCGGAATGAGTGGACGCATTGCCCAGGAATCAGCTGATCAACCTAGCGCGAAAGATATCAAAGATCCAGCTTTGGGATGGATTATTGGTTTTCTCTTTGTTGTTAGTTTTCTCGGTCTCTTCTCGGTGGTGCCTTTACGGAAG ATAATGGTCATAGACTTCAAATTAACATATCCGAGTGGAACTGCGACTGCTCATCTTATCAATAGCTTCCACACCCCTGAAGGAGCCAAGCTAGCTAA GAAACAAGTAAGAGCTCTCGGAAAGTTCTTCTCCTTCAGCTTTTTATGGGGTTTCTTCCAGTGGTTTTTCAAGGCTGAAGACAACTGTGGATTTGCCAACTTCCCTACATTTGGACTCAAAGCATATGACAACAT GTTTTTCTTCGATTTCTCAGCAACATATGTCGGAGTAGGAATGATTTGTCCATACATTATTAATGCATCTGTCTTGCTTGGAGGAATTCTTTCATGGGGTCTAATGTGGCCTCTGATAGAAACTAGAAAGAATGATTGGTATTCTGCAGAACTTAGCCCGAAAAGTTTACATGGTCTTCAAGGTTACAAG GTATTTATATCCATTGCCATGATCCTGGGGGATGGTCTGTACAACTTCTGCAAGGTACTAAGCCGAACCCTCATTGGCTTATTTATTCAACTCCAAGGCAAAGACCCCAAAATGGCTCTTCCAGTTGATGGCAGTCCTCCTCCCAAGACCTTGACGGTCTCCTACGATGACCAGCGTCGCACCCAACTATTTCTAAAAGATCAAATTCCGACATGGTTTGCTGTTGCAGGTTACGTTGTTATTGCTGCCGTCTCTACAGCTACTCTTCCACACATCTTTCCCCAACTGAAGTGGTACTACATATTGGTCATCTATGCTTGTGCACCAACTTTAGCATTCTGCAATGCTTACGGATGTGGATTAACGGATTGGTCCCTCGCATCCACATATGGAAAACTTGCCATTTTCACAATTGGGGCATGGGCTGGAGCAGCACATGGTGGAGTTTTAGCAGGATTAGCAGCATGTGGAGTCATGATGAACATTGTCTCAACAGCCTCAGACCTGATGCAAGATTTCAAGACAGGCTATCTAACCCTGGCTTCACCTAAATCCATGTTTGTCAGTCAAGTCATCGGCACAGCAATGGGTTGTGTAATCTCTCCATGCGTCTTTTGGCTCTTCTACAAGGCTTTTGATGACCTCGGCCTTCCTGGCAGTCAATATCCCGCTCCCTATGCTGTTGTGTACCGTAACATGGCTATATTGGGGGTAGAGGGTTTCTCAAGTCTACCAAAGAATTGCCTTAAGCTTTGTTACATCTTCTTCTGTGGAGCTATTCTCATCAACATATTCAAGGATGTAATGGAGAGGAAATGCAAGAAATTTGCAAAGTTCATTCCACTTCCAATGGCAATGGCGATACCGTTCTATATCGGGCCATATTTTGCCATTGATATGTGTGTTGGAAGCTTGATTTTGTACGTTTGGGGAAGGATAAACAAGGCTAAGGCAGATGCTTTTGCACCAGCTGTAGCTTCTGGTTTAATTTGTGGGGATGGAATATGGACTTTGCCGAGCTCAATACTTGCTCTTGCAGGGGTTAAAGCACCAATTTGTATGAGGTTCTTCTCTAGGGCAACCAGCACCAGGATTGATAACTTCATAGGATCCTAG
- the LOC7494362 gene encoding DNA-binding protein RHL1 isoform X1, with amino-acid sequence MVKSKKTEASNSNRENPDVLERKRLKKLAITNNIVSDAQVKAPYSLNPSKTVAKHHGKDIIRKSQRKNRFLFSFPGLLAPINGGGKIGELKDLSSKNPVLYLDFPQGQMKLFGTILHPKNRYLTLQFSRSGKNVMCEDYFDHMIIFSEAWWIGTKEENPEELKLDFPNELFEGKGVECDFKGGAGAGSVNKQVLQKSGGTKYVKEESPETELDDDLSDDNNDFKDLNETTPIRQSARTSGKKFKFTEVSSGDDYAERSPDALGVEEEEEEEEEKKVKTNMSSGLDIESESSREGNHLSEQIQASITKSKKLSESAASVTIPKENLYNSHGSLVQSTISTLFKKVQEKKKVVEKEAPRNSRKSSSSKVSDQKLQKTDLKRKIDLVEAPRKRGTVTEGKKAGTGSKAKKKVNEVEDDDIEEFSSSSQGTEGSDEDWEA; translated from the exons atggtgaaatcCAAGAAGACAGAAGCCAGCAATTCTAACAGAGAAAACCCGGATGTGTTAGagagaaaaagattgaaaaaacttGCCATAACCAACAACATAGTATCAGACGCACAAGTCAAGGCTCCATATTCATTGAACCCATCAAAAACTGTTGCAAAACACCATGGTAAAGATATTATTAGGAAATCTCAAAGAAAGAAcaggtttttgttttcatttcctGGTCTTCTTGCACCTATTAATGGAGGTGGCAAGATTGGCGAGCTCAAAGACTTGTCCTCTAAAAACCCTGTTCTTTACCTCGATTTTCCTCAG GGACAGATGAAGCTGTTTGGGACAATTTTGCATCCAAAGAATAGATATTTGACATTGCAATTCTCTAGGAGTGGAAAGAATGTTATGTGTGAGGATTATTTTGATCACATG ATTATATTTTCTGAGGCATGGTGGATTGGAACGAAAGAAGAGAACCCGGAAGAATTGAAACTTGATTTTCCCAACGAACTGTTTGag GGAAAAGGTGTTGAATGTGATTTTAAAGGTGGGGCAGGAGCAGGATCTGTCAATAAGCAAGTACTTCAAAAGAGTGGTGGAACCAAATATGTAAAAGAAGAGTCTCCTGAAACTGAGCTTGATGATGATTTATCAGATGATAACAATGATTTTAAAGATTTGAATGAAACTACACCAATTCGGCAATCTGCAAGAACTTCTGGGAAAAAATTCAA GTTTACTGAAGTTTCCTCGGGAGATGATTATGCTGAAAGAAGTCCTGATGCCTTgggggtggaggaggaggaggaggaggaggaggaaaagaAA GTGAAAACTAACATGTCCTCTGGTCTTGACATTGAAAGTGAAAGTTCTAGAGAAGGGAATCATCTTTCTGAGCAAATTCAAGCATCTATAACCAAATCTAAAAAGCTTTCTGAGTCTGCTGCTTCAGTGACGATACCTAAGGAAAACTTGTATAATAGTCATGGTTCACTTGTTCAGTCAACCATATCCACGCTGTTCAAGAAAGTGCAGGAAAAGAAGAAAGTGGTGGAAAAG GAGGCACCGAGAAATTCAAGGAAATCCTCATCATCAAAAG TTTCTGATCAGAAGTTGCAGAAAACTGATTTGAAAAGGAAGATTGATCTG GTTGAAGCACCTAGGAAAAGAGGAACAGTGACTGAAGGGAAAAAAGCTG GGACGGGATCCAAGGCAAAGAAGAAAGTGAATGAG gttgaagatgatgacatTGAAGAATTCTCAAGCTCATCACAG GGTACTGAAGGAAGTGATGAAGATTGGGAAGCCTGA
- the LOC7494362 gene encoding DNA-binding protein RHL1 isoform X2, with translation MVKSKKTEASNSNRENPDVLERKRLKKLAITNNIVSDAQVKAPYSLNPSKTVAKHHGKDIIRKSQRKNRFLFSFPGLLAPINGGGKIGELKDLSSKNPVLYLDFPQGQMKLFGTILHPKNRYLTLQFSRSGKNVMCEDYFDHMIIFSEAWWIGTKEENPEELKLDFPNELFEGKGVECDFKGGAGAGSVNKQVLQKSGGTKYVKEESPETELDDDLSDDNNDFKDLNETTPIRQSARTSGKKFKFTEVSSGDDYAERSPDALGVEEEEEEEEEKKVKTNMSSGLDIESESSREGNHLSEQIQASITKSKKLSESAASVTIPKENLYNSHGSLVQSTISTLFKKVQEKKKVVEKEAPRNSRKSSSSKVSDQKLQKTDLKRKIDLVEAPRKRGTVTEGKKAGYSLALIV, from the exons atggtgaaatcCAAGAAGACAGAAGCCAGCAATTCTAACAGAGAAAACCCGGATGTGTTAGagagaaaaagattgaaaaaacttGCCATAACCAACAACATAGTATCAGACGCACAAGTCAAGGCTCCATATTCATTGAACCCATCAAAAACTGTTGCAAAACACCATGGTAAAGATATTATTAGGAAATCTCAAAGAAAGAAcaggtttttgttttcatttcctGGTCTTCTTGCACCTATTAATGGAGGTGGCAAGATTGGCGAGCTCAAAGACTTGTCCTCTAAAAACCCTGTTCTTTACCTCGATTTTCCTCAG GGACAGATGAAGCTGTTTGGGACAATTTTGCATCCAAAGAATAGATATTTGACATTGCAATTCTCTAGGAGTGGAAAGAATGTTATGTGTGAGGATTATTTTGATCACATG ATTATATTTTCTGAGGCATGGTGGATTGGAACGAAAGAAGAGAACCCGGAAGAATTGAAACTTGATTTTCCCAACGAACTGTTTGag GGAAAAGGTGTTGAATGTGATTTTAAAGGTGGGGCAGGAGCAGGATCTGTCAATAAGCAAGTACTTCAAAAGAGTGGTGGAACCAAATATGTAAAAGAAGAGTCTCCTGAAACTGAGCTTGATGATGATTTATCAGATGATAACAATGATTTTAAAGATTTGAATGAAACTACACCAATTCGGCAATCTGCAAGAACTTCTGGGAAAAAATTCAA GTTTACTGAAGTTTCCTCGGGAGATGATTATGCTGAAAGAAGTCCTGATGCCTTgggggtggaggaggaggaggaggaggaggaggaaaagaAA GTGAAAACTAACATGTCCTCTGGTCTTGACATTGAAAGTGAAAGTTCTAGAGAAGGGAATCATCTTTCTGAGCAAATTCAAGCATCTATAACCAAATCTAAAAAGCTTTCTGAGTCTGCTGCTTCAGTGACGATACCTAAGGAAAACTTGTATAATAGTCATGGTTCACTTGTTCAGTCAACCATATCCACGCTGTTCAAGAAAGTGCAGGAAAAGAAGAAAGTGGTGGAAAAG GAGGCACCGAGAAATTCAAGGAAATCCTCATCATCAAAAG TTTCTGATCAGAAGTTGCAGAAAACTGATTTGAAAAGGAAGATTGATCTG GTTGAAGCACCTAGGAAAAGAGGAACAGTGACTGAAGGGAAAAAAGCTGGTTACTCTCTTGCTCTGATTGTTTAA